A window of Salvia splendens isolate huo1 chromosome 8, SspV2, whole genome shotgun sequence genomic DNA:
atttcgtctcccttctcttagtttagtttcttccttcttgtaaaatggccttgaagccctccttgtgtaaaaaatttttccttatgaatgaaaaaattcttctttctgcacttgtgtcttcgtatagcttttcgtactctcttttactcctgttgtggtttactacctgctcagtaaactgaaatgccgaactgacataggctgctttgtattcttaactcttaaggagctagaggtacttcactggaagcggctgtactcttccgctttagacgaagctgagaaaaaagccatagctgaccagatgaagaatgacgaactcttggcttgtttagtgaagctggaggccgacaataaggacttagagtccgaaaagaaagatctggaggccgagctgaatactgccgtcgctgagaggactgcgtatgaggatttcatctgcggacgcgggggaatgagcatatctgaagttcagaatcaagttgatgaactgtgggaggagcttcatgtactccggaggaacaatgcgctggagagctcggcttgccaacaagttgtgaaatcattgcggcgctgggtttttctcggtacgacatcattctttcccggcgtccctcaatcgagagattccttaggcatttcccgccaacagatgctcgcactccagctcaaacctctgattcacttgctcaaaaccctactccaagtcagcaacgaactcaggaacaaccggagacgtcaagacgagaacggactcaggagcaaccggaaacgtcaagacaaggacggactgaagttcgtagaggagctgtgattatgagtgagcaagatcaacaaatgcttcgtgaagagactcttcgccgccgaggtgctagagcttcccgggctcagggaagaggcggtaggtcgattagagcatctcgtcgacctgcttattcttcagctgccgagaacgcccgaactcggcttcacgaggattttttgaataggtggctcaactttagcaaccgtggacagtagaatagtcctttgtaatagcgtaacgccttctcgtagggcagcggagttgtatgccgaacaagttttaataaatgaaatcttcatttcgcttctatcactgcgtatttacagctcagcgaaaaaatttcatcgtgctcgtcctcggtcttatgaagtaaacttctttgatcggactcgtcctcggtcttatgaagtaagcttctttgaccggactcgtctttggtcttatgaagtaaacttctttgaccggacttggtcctcggtcttatgaaataaacttctttgaccggactcgtctttggtcttatgaagtaaacttctttgaccggacttggtcctcggccttatgaaataaacttctttgaccggactcgtctttggtcttatgaagtaaatttctttgaccggacttggtcctcggtcttatgaaataaacttctttgaccggactcgtctttggtcttatgaagtaaatttctttgaccggactaagcttgtgtcctaatttggcgagttttatcgctcggatcggactttcccttgtcctaatttggggatcggactttcccttgtcctaattcggcgagttttatcgcgtggatcggactttcccttgtcctaattcggcgagttttatcgcgtggatcggactttccctttgttgcagttcgtttcagacgaactgcttgtttcttaagctgaattgtggtcttgtatcctccttagaagcttggactcacaatcgttggcttatatatgttctaaaaaggggatcagccttcgaagaacaagatacctcagtaacatttgtaagagacgacacgcacatagacagacaaaacgcacatagacaaacaaaacgcacatagacaaacatgaaaaacaagtaaaaaacaaagaaagcacatacccctaggaccgaactagacacaagactgactgaccggactgtctcttacaaatggaacttcttgaggttggaaatgtaccatgttcggggtacttattctcctgacatgtgagtcaatttgtaagaccctttgccgaggacttctgacacccgatatggaccttcccatgtgggttcgagtttgcccagcttttctgctcggcttacttcgttgtttctcaagacgagatctcccacttgatattgcagctttttcaccttttggttataataccgggctacttgctccttgtacttggctgcttttatgcaggccaattctcttctttcttcggccagatctagttcggctctcagtccgtcatcattcatttctgaggagaaatttagagttcggggactgggtacgccgatctcaaccggaatcacggcttcagtgccgtacaccatcgagttcggctccggtgtgacttcggtcatttcgcctgcctctgacgccggctgctgtgattgctatgcttgatggtgccgatctgattgctcggcacttttaagcgcaatctgcaaacactcgctcttttttgatcacctcggatgaccgctatccctcctttagtggggaaggagttcggcgaggaagcctctgatcgctatgatcgggcttctttttgtcttctctaaatgagctgtctaaagaccgttttcgacggtctgcctcatcggcacgagaaaactggtccgcaatgtcccacatctcttgagctgtttgcggactgcattccacgagctttctgtagagagctccgggcaggattccattttggaatgccgaaatgacaagtagatcattgagatcatctacttgtaggcattccttgtggaacctcgtcataaagtcgctgatcttttcgtcgcgaccttgacgtgtagaaagcagctgagccgaagtgattcgggcttccgctttctgaaagaacctcctgtggaaagcatccattagatctcggtaagatcaaatgctgccttgggggaggctatcgaaccaccttcttgcgttcccgataagcagctcgggaaacagcttgcacatatggacctcattgagaccctggttcgccatgttatactgatagcgtcccaggaagtcatgaggattcactaacccgtcataagtcatcgacggagttcggtagttctgtggcaagggagttcgggtgatatcgtccgagaacggagtcttcaatgctccgtacatggcgaacccgacatctcttcggtatggaggagatggagttctcctgtgattccggtaccgaggaggaacaggaacatgtcggggttgaggattcttcttcctggaagacacggcactactgcggtagtgactttcatgtctggatgaggagggagaatccaccgttttcgtctccggcttttggcccttttgcaggaaaattaagaactcttcctgcttctcggccaaaaacaacttgacagcctcgttcaaatcgggctgctgggaagactcggtgcgatgagtctttgagcggcttgttccttctccgtgagaactggaagtagatttctcccgaggctgttttccagacctgcgggctggactagcttcctcatggttatcacggacagaagcacgggtattatgtgatctggtatgcatttttttggtggaagaggatcaaaaactcgcttttatcacagatttggttctctgtttcccacagacggcgccagtgatggatgtgcgaatttttgatggtagtaaatgcaggtaatgaatatagatcacgacacaaggaattacgtggttcgatttactgaggtaaatctacgtccacgggaagaaaggagggcaagattgtattgcttgatctggtttaccagcttacaaatacagacttgctatatgatatttgatgtctagagcccTTTTTccatctgatctaagttctatttatacattgaactaagatcgtggcttgcatcaccactaactaggtcgtggcttacatcaccactaactaggtcgtggcttacatcaccactaactaggtcgtggcttacatcaccactaagtaggtcgtggcttacatcatcagtaattatgtcgtggatgtcgtggaggtcatgagatcctgcatgggtccactatctctttgtttggtccgctatcctgcatgagatcctgcatgagttgacaccactatctcccagttcggtcgaataatgagaccgaactgctgaactattgccgagcagcttttgccaatctgagagtagagcttgattggtcggcttttaccgagctgtaggctggggccgaactctttggtaatgccgaactgatactcttccttggggaccgaactgctgagctattgccgagcagcttttgccaatctgagagtagagcttgattggtcggcttttaccgagctgtaggctggggccgaactctttggtaatgccgaactgatactcttccttgggctttgggctgatgggccgtcactgctattgggcttgtttagtacgtaccccatcaatagGCTATAAAGTACTCTGGGATTCTTAAGATGCTCCTATTTAGGTTGAGAATTGAACTAAAAATTTtggttgaatatttttaaagtccaattTTAAATCATACTGACATCCCTGACTATTAgtatattttcaattttcatttacATAGGTTATTAGCCAATTAAAATGATTGATTAAATGTTTCCTTTCTAGTTTCGAGAATATGGTGTTCATGTATGAACTAAAACTATATTAAGCGAAGTGGAAACTGAAGCACGTAATTTTGTGTTTCATTGCGCCAGAAATCGCACCGTTCTACATTCCTCCACCGAAACGCCATGGCGCTGAAATCCTTCTTCCTCTCCAAATCCCAACTTCCCACTCTCTTCAACCGCCTCTCCTTCTCGCCGTCGCCGCCTCCTTCCAGATACTCCTCCTTCCGCCAAACAACTCCATTCTGCACCACTCCCGAAACCAAAAAACTAAACCCTAAACTAACAAACTTCTCCCCATCCGATTCAGACTCCGACTCCGACGCCGCACCGCCACGCCCCGACAAATCCAAATTCCCGCCGCCGTACAACCCGTTCAGCAAAGAGCCTGTCATCAGAGAGCCCGACGACCCGAAGAATCTGCAGGAGGTGTTCGCCAAGATACGCGAGGACGGCCTCATGAACAGCGCAGCCAAGATGTTCGACGGATTGTCCCAAGACGGCCTGACCCACGAGGCCCTCGAGCTCTTCTCCCGGATCAAGGACCGAGGCGAGATGCCCGACGTGATCGCCCACACGGCCGTGATGGAGGCCTACGCCGACGCCGGCCAGGCCAAGGACGCCCACAAGGTGTACCTGCGGATGCTGGCGAGCGGGGTGGCTCCTAATGCCTATACTTATAGGGTCCTCATCAGGGGGCTGGCCGAGGCCGGTGCGGTCAAGGAGGCCAGCAAGTACGTCGGGGAGATGGTGGGGCGGGGGATGAGGCCGAGCGCTGGGGCATGTGTGGCCGCGGTGGAGGGGCTGCTGAGGGCGGAGATGGAGGATGAGGCTACGCGGTTGCTGGAGATGCTGAAGGCGAAGGGCTTGGCGCCGGAAGAGGGGAAGATTAGGGATTTGGTTAAGAGTAGGAGAGGGAGCGTTCCTCGTTTGGTTATGAATGTTTTGTATGGGAAGTGAATGTTTTGTATGGGAAGTGAATGTTTTgatgatatcaattttaatcaaaCCAAGCTCATAAATAGTGGAAACCGTTTGAATACAAACCCAGaatgattaaaataaaatgaagatCCGTATATGCATTTTCTACCAAGAAGATACATAGCACAAATTTCTATAAAAACCTAAACCTCCATAGCTGTCAGAAACGGATAATGTGATGATTCCAAGTGACTAAAGAGCAGCCCATCGTTGCTGCAACAGGAAGACGAGTATCCcaattctccataaaccacttTCCACTCTCCCACTCAAAATAGCTCTTCCACTGATACAGACATCTTAGTATTCTCTCTTGCTAGGGCAATCCGATGCTCTGTGACCAGATTGTCCGCAGTTGAAGCACGAACCCCCGAAGCTTCTGCCAAACACATTACAATCTGTAAGAACCGAAAGCTAAAACAGCCTTCTCAGCTAGGTATATTTGGAATGCATAACATACCTGTCCCTGCCTCCAAAAGATGGTGATCGGCTTGAATCTCTGCCCCCGAAAGATGGTGATCGGCTGGAATCTCTGCCCCCGAAAGATGGTCTGCTGCTTGATCGCCTGCTCTCGCTAATTAGCCAATCACTGCCACCACTACTTCTTGAGGGTCTGGAGTTGGACCACCTGCTTGGACTTCTACCACCGCGGCCACCACTTCTGAATCCATCCTCAAAATCATCATCACGGTTCAACCAATCCCCAGAAGGTCTACCACCTCTACCCCTTCCGCCGCCTCTCTGAGGGCGCCTTTCGTTGTTTGAAAACCTCCCGTAGAAATCACTTGGAGGCCCATCGTCTTGCAATGAAGGCAGCTGCAAGTACAAGAAATATTAATGCAAAGTTAACAAATATTAGTGACTGATGATACAGACTTGATGTACATTCATGACTTGCCAAATAAATCTCGCTGAGACCGCAAAAAGTCTCACACTAAACAAAGAACAGTAAGAGCTCACCTTAGAGATTTTGGTAATAGTGTTTCCAGGTGGTAGTTCCCTAGTTAATAACTCTCTTGCGATTTCTTCGGGTAGGTCAAAAACTGCTCCCACAACCTGATAGGACATCAGAATGCTTAATTAACACATAAAAACACCTTTagaattgcagaaagatgaTTTTGAGAAGTATCTTGGATACTCACCTTTTCATCGGCAATGAGGTGAACCTTTCCAATTtcatcagcagcagcagtaTACACATCAGACAGAAACCCAGTAACAGATCTAGCATTTAGGTACCCCCGAGAAAGACTACTATCACGGATAAGCTGTAATGTAACCAAACCCTGGAGGCAAATAAACAGATCAAATACAATACTAGTGCAAGCACAAGAGAATATGAACAGCAGCAAACAACACAAAATAACTTGTTAACAGTTGTGATTGGTGCATGCTATCTTGTCAGAAAAAGCAAGAAGAGATGGCCAGCAGAGGAAAAAATCACAAATGAGGACAGCAGAAATGCGGCAGCAAGTTGCATTCAAATGGAGGACGTGCAAGCTCCTTTTTTAGGAGACGAGACACTTAAAACAGCGGAAACGTCCAATTATATCATTACCTGCTCGTGTGTAATAAGAGACCGAGATGATGGAGGCTGGGAAAAGCCACTCAAAGTTGCTATAGCAGCAGCAAGTGCCTCAACCCCTTGTTCTTCCATCAGCTTTTGGGCAGTTGGCGTGAAGTACTGGATAGATTCAGGATGAACTCCACCTAGGGTAGAAACAACTTGTGCAGCAGATGCTTCCAAGACCTGTTCAACTGAGGGTGGAGTGATAAACTCAAACCTGCACCCAACATCCCTCTCAAGGGATTTGACTGTCCTGCGCTGACTACCAGTGAACATCAAAACGGCAGTGCCCTCTTTTCCTGCACGACCTGTCCGTCCAGATCGGTGCACAAATGTTTCAGGGTCATTGGGAAGCTCATAGTGGATAATCTGGAAAAAGGAGATAAAAAAAGAACAAAGCGATTAATGAAACTACACACGGATACCAATCATAATGTAACCAAAAGTCCACTCTCAACTGATGCAACTTCCACAACTAAGAACCATTAAATGAGAACATAACATTGCAGAGCATCTATAACCAATATTGATAGATAGTTGTTTTCCTGCGTGATTCATGACGCCTTAATGGAAAAGCAGATATAGAAGTAAATCAACAATATCCAACAAACTCACAAGGTCAACATTAGGAATATCAAGCCCTCTAGCTGCAACATCAGTCGCAACAAGCACTGTAAATTTTCCTTGTCTGAAACCATTTAGGGTTCTTTCTCTCTGGTGTTGAGAAATGTCGCCATGTAGCGCTTCCGAAGGAATGCTATTTGTTAAAGCCAAAGAGACTTCATCTGCATCTCGTTTAGTTTGTGTAAAAACAATTGTTTTTCCACCCCTAGCATAAACctgaaaacaaaacatgatTTAAAGATCAACCCACACAATATCCCTATGCAAGTATCCTACAGAATTCAAAATTTGGAAATTGAAGAACACAATGTGAGAAGCAACAGATTTAGAAACAATGCTGCTAAATCATACTGTCACAAGATCACTCAGAATTGTCCGCTTAGATGTCACTGTAGTTGATATGGCATACAACTTAATCCCGCTAGCTAACTTCTCCTCTTGATCACCAACCTGACACAAACCCAAGTGACATGGAGTTAGATGACAAAATGAAGTATCTGTTATGCACTTGAAACATTATTTGCAATTAACATTACTAGGTAAGTATtctgaaaagaaaataattaagacCATATGAGATTACAAGCAACAAATGAGAATCACACATTATCACAAATATCTACTTAGTAGACACAATGAAAGTATCACTTTAGAACATAAAGGCACAAAATCTGATCTGATGAATGATGGAACTTTACCAGATCTATGGTCAGTGGGTTGTCCATAAACCTTCGAGCCAATTTCTTTACCCAGCTTGGCATGGTGGCTGAAAAAAGCATGCTCTGCCTCTTTGCTGGTAGTTTCTCCATAATGGTCTCGACATCTTCTTCAAACCCCACGGCAAGCATTTGATCTGCCTCATCAAGGACCAAGTACTCAACTTCTCCCAGCTTCAGGCTGTTATTTTTAATAAGGTCAATGATTCTACCAGGGGTTCCAACTACAACATCAATTCCACGGGAAAGGGCAGACTCTTGTGCATTATATGACACCCCTCCATAGATGCAAACTGTATTCAAATACGGAGCAGACTCCTTGAATTCTTTTTCCACTTGTTTAGCCAATTCCCTTGTAGGTGCAAGGACCAAGACCTTTGGAAGCCGCCCCCGCCTACAAAGAAATAGAGAAACATTAGTTTAAGAATAGAAGAGAAACCAATGTGACACCTTGGCAAACAAATATACCTTATGTCTTTTCCTTGTTGCAAGTCATCCAAACCTTTAATTATTGGAATGCCAAACGCCAATGTTTTTCCTGTACCGGTCTTTGCACGAGCAATTATATCCCGGCCTTCAAATGCTGGCGTTAAAACAGCTCTCTGCATAATAAGCCAACAAAGAAGAGTAAGAATTCATTACAAAAAAATCAGCTAAAGAAACAAAATCTCAAGATAAAGTCTGGCTCTTTAAAAGATGAATTCAGTTTGTAAAGCTAGTTAGGTAAAGTACAAAGATACATCTTTTTTACtccaaaaaattaatattatgattTCCCTCACCTTATCTTATCCTTATCTAGTTCCTAAAATTCTTCTTCGTCTACATTTCTtactaataataatttcataaaaacgAAAACCAACTCAAGTTTAGCACAAAATTACATAGACAGATGAAAATACGCACTAAAAAACACCAAAATTGAGCAAGCAGGCATATACTTGAATGGGGAAAAGGCTAGCAATCCCGCGCTTCAATAGAGTGTCGACGAAACGCTGTGACAGTCCCAATTTGGAAATGTCGAGTTCATTCTCACCGACAGCTTCAATTCCCTCAGCTTCCCCCTCCGAATACTCGTACTCGGTGTCGCTAACGTCGAGGGTCCCCTTCCCAAGCCCTCCGAGGCCGAACGCCTCCTCGCTCAAGAGAGAGGAGTTGGATGTTGCGACGGCCGAAGGGACGAACGAGAGTGAAGGACGGACGATGGAGTTAGGGCGGGAGGAAAAGAGCCTGAATGGGTTGTGGGCCGCGGAGAAATGAAGGGATACTGGCGGAGATGGAGTGAGTTTCCCGCAATTCTCAACCGAGGGGCTGGTTCGGGATATGGAGGGGAGTCGGAGGGAAGAGGAAGCCATGGCGAGAGAGGAGATAAGGGAGGGGAGAGGATAAGGGTGGAGGGGTTTACAACGTATGGTAGTCCCGACTTCCACCTCGATGAGAGGGTTTAACCAATGGGGGACTGCGTATTTATAGTACTGTTTGGAGGTGAGAGAGGAAGAGTGGGTTTTcattttctcattattttcttttttttttttggaggtGAGAGGGTGATATTTTTCTTTGCAACCGATGCAAGATATTTTACCTTTTTCAAACATTTACTTTGGCCAATAAATATATGATaagttttttataaaaataactaGATTTTATTCCATAACCCAAACCTAATCTACACCACACCAACTTTTAATCTGATTGCtgaaataatactaaaatttccGTAATTTTAGTATCATATTAATCGCATAAAGGTATGTTTGTCTTTTTAAGATTGTACTGTTATAAatgatcatttttttatttttttattattggtatgtaatttgaaattatatattATTGGTTTTGAAATGTATGAATGAATTCGTATCATAAGCTGATAATTGCAATGATCCATATATGAGATGTTGTTTTTTATAATGTACAATGATATGTTGTTTTTAATGTTTGAGTTAGAGGCTTCTCCCATATCTCTAGAACTCGTCCTAATGACTTCGCGGTCTTTATTAGGACTATAAGGTTATAGACTTCTTCTTAAGGAAATAATCTTTGTCATGCACAGGTTCATCATAGTTTTAGGAATCTAATTTATCTAGGCAAGAAACAAAGTTAGAAGACTCTCCTAAGCCAATGAATCTATCGAGGTCTCTTACGAGTCTCTCACTATGACGTGATCCTGCTCTGTGGTAAAACAGTTGATAGTTCAAGATTACCTTGTGGTACAATTTATTGGATTGTTGTGAATGTGACATCTCTCAATTATTCAAGAGCTTTCACACATGTGGCtataatgtgaatcttaaggattcaagaTACATATGTTTGCCCTAAACTTGcttttgtaaatatttcaacaacctaaacaaacccaacaagaaatgaaacaataaaaatggtggaaaagagagaagatgaaggtgttatgatttagatagatGCTTGGAACCTATGAACCTTCTACAAATCAATGAAGACAATTCAATGCAACTTTCACCAAAGCAAGAATCTAATGGCTCCACAAGAACTAGAATTGCGTACCCTAACATTTAATCTAAGCCCGACAATAGATTgaaatgcaaccacaagggattttggataaaccttcaatgatgaagatgaGTGCTCAAATTTGAGTCTTTGTACTTACAATATCATTCAAAGCTGCCATAGAAAAACCCTAACATGTCTATTTATACTAGGAGTGTAAAaggagcaaaataaaataattcttgGTCTAAAAGACACACCCCGGACaaaatgcccgaccgggcgtttcccTAGGCTCATTTTGCCCGCCCGCGTGAAGtttatggacaaaaactgatcTCTCGACAGAAACGTCTGACAAGGCGTTTCTTTCTGCATTGCGTGACTTTCTTAAAACGACCATAACTTCCTCATccgggctccgattgaggcatgcaagatACTCAGGCAAATCTTTGACGATGAAGATAATGGTGGTCTGAGGAGAGAATTTGGACTTTATCTTCATGGGGGAATTCCAATTTGAATCAGACATCCACATTCGGCTTGGCTCCTTGTCATGTCTCCACCCTCTTCTCGCACCCCAATCAACCCGTGGCTCTCGACATCGTTTTATTatatgattgtgaatacccaGATTCACATCAGGGTACATGATTCTTTACATAGTCTTTCCCCACTACTGATAAGTAGTAAAAAAACTTGTCACTCTAGACAAATACGGTAAGATTTCTACTTCTATA
This region includes:
- the LOC121744439 gene encoding pentatricopeptide repeat-containing protein At4g38150-like; the encoded protein is MALKSFFLSKSQLPTLFNRLSFSPSPPPSRYSSFRQTTPFCTTPETKKLNPKLTNFSPSDSDSDSDAAPPRPDKSKFPPPYNPFSKEPVIREPDDPKNLQEVFAKIREDGLMNSAAKMFDGLSQDGLTHEALELFSRIKDRGEMPDVIAHTAVMEAYADAGQAKDAHKVYLRMLASGVAPNAYTYRVLIRGLAEAGAVKEASKYVGEMVGRGMRPSAGACVAAVEGLLRAEMEDEATRLLEMLKAKGLAPEEGKIRDLVKSRRGSVPRLVMNVLYGK
- the LOC121744438 gene encoding DEAD-box ATP-dependent RNA helicase 3, chloroplastic-like produces the protein MASSSLRLPSISRTSPSVENCGKLTPSPPVSLHFSAAHNPFRLFSSRPNSIVRPSLSFVPSAVATSNSSLLSEEAFGLGGLGKGTLDVSDTEYEYSEGEAEGIEAVGENELDISKLGLSQRFVDTLLKRGIASLFPIQRAVLTPAFEGRDIIARAKTGTGKTLAFGIPIIKGLDDLQQGKDIRRGRLPKVLVLAPTRELAKQVEKEFKESAPYLNTVCIYGGVSYNAQESALSRGIDVVVGTPGRIIDLIKNNSLKLGEVEYLVLDEADQMLAVGFEEDVETIMEKLPAKRQSMLFSATMPSWVKKLARRFMDNPLTIDLVGDQEEKLASGIKLYAISTTVTSKRTILSDLVTVYARGGKTIVFTQTKRDADEVSLALTNSIPSEALHGDISQHQRERTLNGFRQGKFTVLVATDVAARGLDIPNVDLIIHYELPNDPETFVHRSGRTGRAGKEGTAVLMFTGSQRRTVKSLERDVGCRFEFITPPSVEQVLEASAAQVVSTLGGVHPESIQYFTPTAQKLMEEQGVEALAAAIATLSGFSQPPSSRSLITHEQGLVTLQLIRDSSLSRGYLNARSVTGFLSDVYTAAADEIGKVHLIADEKVVGAVFDLPEEIARELLTRELPPGNTITKISKLPSLQDDGPPSDFYGRFSNNERRPQRGGGRGRGGRPSGDWLNRDDDFEDGFRSGGRGGRSPSRWSNSRPSRSSGGSDWLISESRRSSSRPSFGGRDSSRSPSFGGRDSSRSPSFGGRDRSFGGSCFNCGQSGHRASDCPSKREY